One segment of Desulfurellaceae bacterium DNA contains the following:
- a CDS encoding acyl-CoA dehydrogenase, giving the protein MDFDYTPQEETFRQELRSWLETNSPEGYDPARFELIDPDERFEVKLRWQRKLHAAGLVGIHWPKEYGGRGATIIEQTIYQQEMARTGSPGLANPLGLSLVGPTLMHWGTEEQKRRYIPKIMNADEVWCQGYSEPGSGSDLASLQTRAVEVGDEFVVNGQKVWTSYAHKADYCILVTRTDPDAPKHKGLSYLLVNMKTPGVTVRPLTQMTGDAEFNEVFFEDVRVPKANIVGEKNQGWQVAVTTLMFERANFGMVYNLEPMLEQLTELARRLRVNGRPAAEDPDVRQQIAAFHVATQALKYNGYRMLTRQLKGEPPGPEGSIAKLAGSELYVRLAHFATALLGPYGQIELGDRHGLDGGYWSRCALRSRLYTIAGGTSEIMRNIVGERVLGLPKG; this is encoded by the coding sequence GTGGATTTTGATTACACCCCCCAGGAAGAAACCTTTCGTCAGGAACTCCGGTCGTGGCTGGAGACCAATTCGCCCGAGGGCTACGATCCGGCCCGGTTTGAGTTGATTGACCCCGACGAGCGCTTTGAGGTCAAGCTGCGCTGGCAGCGCAAGCTCCACGCCGCCGGGCTGGTTGGCATCCACTGGCCCAAGGAGTACGGTGGCCGTGGGGCGACCATTATTGAGCAGACGATTTATCAGCAGGAGATGGCGCGGACCGGCTCGCCCGGTCTGGCCAACCCGCTCGGCCTGTCCCTGGTCGGTCCGACCCTGATGCACTGGGGAACCGAAGAACAAAAGCGGCGCTACATCCCCAAGATCATGAACGCCGACGAGGTGTGGTGTCAGGGCTATTCGGAGCCGGGTTCGGGCTCCGACCTGGCGTCCCTGCAGACCCGGGCGGTCGAGGTCGGCGATGAGTTTGTGGTCAACGGCCAGAAGGTCTGGACCAGCTACGCCCATAAGGCCGACTACTGCATTCTGGTCACACGGACAGATCCCGACGCCCCCAAACACAAGGGCCTGTCCTACCTGCTGGTCAATATGAAGACACCCGGGGTAACGGTCCGGCCGCTGACCCAGATGACCGGCGACGCCGAGTTCAACGAGGTGTTCTTTGAAGACGTGCGCGTTCCCAAGGCCAATATCGTCGGCGAAAAGAATCAGGGTTGGCAGGTGGCGGTGACCACGCTCATGTTTGAGCGGGCCAATTTCGGCATGGTCTACAACCTGGAGCCCATGCTTGAACAGCTGACCGAGCTGGCCCGGCGGCTGCGCGTCAACGGCCGGCCAGCCGCGGAAGACCCGGACGTGCGCCAGCAGATTGCGGCCTTCCATGTGGCCACCCAGGCGCTCAAGTATAACGGCTACCGCATGCTGACCCGCCAGCTCAAGGGCGAGCCGCCCGGGCCGGAGGGCTCGATTGCCAAGCTGGCCGGCAGTGAGCTGTACGTTCGGCTCGCCCATTTTGCGACTGCCCTGCTCGGGCCGTACGGACAGATCGAGCTGGGCGACCGCCACGGGCTGGACGGCGGCTATTGGTCGCGCTGCGCGCTGCGCTCGCGCCTGTACACGATTGCCGGCGGGACCTCGGAGATTATGCGCAATATTGTCGGAGAGCGGGTGTTGGGATTGCCAAAGGGCTAG
- the pyrF gene encoding orotidine-5'-phosphate decarboxylase codes for MAPSPPSPARLRAAKKRLIFPLDVATLAEAEAYVELLADEVGVFKVGKQLFVHAGPEAVRLVHSRGGQVFLDLKFHDIPRTVAQAGIEAARLGVAMFNVHAAGGLDMMRTTRTEVATRCRAEGLRRPLILAVTVLTSLNADDLRQTGVAAGPQTQVVRLARLAQASGLGGVVTSPHELSRLRRECGPRLRLIVPGVRPSGADWDDQKRVLSPQQAMSRGADYVVVGKPIRDAADPRLAARQIVSDMAHGLARRAD; via the coding sequence ATGGCCCCTTCCCCCCCCAGCCCGGCCCGCTTGCGGGCCGCCAAAAAGCGCCTCATTTTTCCGCTGGATGTCGCAACGCTGGCCGAGGCTGAAGCGTATGTCGAACTGCTGGCCGACGAGGTCGGGGTGTTCAAGGTCGGCAAACAGCTCTTTGTGCATGCCGGCCCGGAGGCGGTCCGGCTCGTTCATAGCCGGGGCGGACAGGTGTTTCTGGATCTCAAATTCCACGATATTCCCCGCACCGTGGCTCAGGCCGGAATTGAGGCCGCCCGCCTGGGGGTGGCCATGTTCAACGTCCACGCCGCAGGCGGCCTGGACATGATGCGCACGACCCGAACCGAGGTCGCCACACGCTGTCGGGCCGAGGGCCTGCGGCGTCCGCTGATCCTGGCCGTCACCGTCCTGACCAGCCTGAACGCCGATGACCTGCGCCAGACCGGGGTTGCCGCCGGCCCGCAAACACAGGTCGTCCGCCTGGCCAGACTGGCCCAGGCGTCAGGCCTAGGCGGGGTGGTGACGTCTCCCCACGAACTCTCCCGCCTGCGCCGCGAGTGCGGCCCGCGACTGCGCCTGATCGTGCCCGGGGTGCGGCCGTCGGGGGCGGACTGGGACGACCAGAAGCGGGTGCTCAGCCCGCAACAGGCGATGAGCCGGGGCGCAGACTATGTGGTGGTCGGAAAACCGATCCGAGACGCGGCCGACCCACGCCTGGCCGCCCGGCAGATCGTCAGCGATATGGCCCACGGGCTTGCCCGGCGAGCCGACTAG
- a CDS encoding carboxymuconolactone decarboxylase family protein: MSDSFYPKDGMGGLRKLRNARPELFKAFVEFDTKVFEDGALSVKMKELIAVATAHVTQCPYCIDVHTKRAEKAGASQEEIAEAIFVTMALRAGGAFAHSTVAFSALEHG; this comes from the coding sequence ATGAGCGACAGTTTCTACCCCAAAGACGGTATGGGTGGCCTGCGCAAGCTGCGCAACGCCCGCCCCGAGTTGTTCAAGGCCTTTGTCGAGTTCGATACCAAGGTGTTTGAAGACGGCGCCTTGAGCGTCAAGATGAAAGAGCTGATCGCCGTGGCCACCGCCCATGTCACCCAGTGTCCGTACTGCATCGACGTGCACACCAAGCGGGCCGAGAAGGCCGGCGCGTCGCAGGAAGAAATCGCCGAAGCCATCTTTGTCACCATGGCCCTGCGAGCCGGGGGCGCTTTTGCCCACAGCACGGTGGCCTTCAGCGCACTGGAACACGGGTAG
- a CDS encoding LLM class flavin-dependent oxidoreductase, whose translation MPHPKPAVALVAVASRRRATLDVAQQLEREGFSGIYCQSVGDGLGLCQALALVTNEIPFGTSIANLYTRHPYDYAQTAALIHELSGGRFRFGIGVSHGPVHKRLDLQVGKPLADVRQFIHDLRAGLPRNDSLPPIILATLRKAMAKLSAEISQGAVWANAARSHMATSLGFLPPEKMRDDDFFVGNMIPTVITDDKAAAAKVLRRILSSYVGLPNYQQYWIEAGFEEEMRDIQQAVADKQPDRIPSLMSDRWLQQTTLYGGVAEVRDGVEAWYDTGLKTPILVPSSANGNQMVALQETIEAFR comes from the coding sequence ATGCCACATCCCAAACCCGCCGTTGCGCTCGTCGCGGTTGCCAGCCGACGCCGGGCAACCCTGGACGTCGCCCAACAGCTCGAACGCGAAGGCTTTAGCGGCATCTACTGCCAGAGCGTGGGCGATGGCCTGGGCTTATGCCAAGCCCTGGCCCTGGTGACCAACGAGATTCCGTTCGGGACCAGCATCGCCAACTTGTACACCCGTCACCCCTACGATTACGCCCAGACCGCAGCCCTGATCCATGAACTCTCGGGCGGCCGTTTCCGTTTCGGCATCGGGGTGAGCCACGGCCCGGTCCATAAACGCCTGGACCTCCAGGTCGGAAAACCCCTGGCCGACGTGCGCCAATTCATCCACGACCTGCGCGCCGGACTGCCCAGAAACGACAGCCTGCCGCCGATCATTCTGGCCACCCTGCGCAAGGCCATGGCCAAGCTGTCGGCCGAGATTTCGCAGGGCGCGGTGTGGGCCAACGCCGCGCGCTCGCATATGGCGACCTCGCTCGGCTTTCTGCCGCCCGAAAAAATGCGGGACGACGACTTCTTTGTCGGTAATATGATCCCGACCGTGATTACCGACGATAAGGCCGCCGCCGCCAAGGTGCTGCGCCGCATCCTCAGCTCGTATGTCGGCCTGCCCAACTACCAGCAGTACTGGATTGAGGCCGGCTTTGAAGAAGAGATGCGGGATATCCAGCAGGCGGTCGCCGACAAGCAGCCCGACAGGATTCCGAGCCTGATGTCCGACCGCTGGCTGCAACAGACGACCCTGTACGGCGGCGTTGCCGAGGTGCGAGACGGCGTCGAGGCCTGGTATGACACCGGCCTGAAGACACCGATTCTGGTGCCCTCGTCGGCCAACGGCAATCAGATGGTTGCCCTCCAGGAAACGATTGAGGCGTTTCGCTAG
- a CDS encoding enoyl-CoA hydratase/isomerase family protein: protein MSMWTTETRDGVVVARYHNPPMNYFCAEGAQELSRLIDTWRDPSYRAVVLGGGLEGKFITHYSVEELVELARDREKMRSLGTSLTAGYHAMLLRLRNLSKPVIVAMNGDTMGGGFELSLACDIRIGQRGDYRFGLPEVKLGILPGGSGTQRLSRLIGAGRAIEFVLRSRVVRPEEALDLGLVHELADEALVRAQEIGHEVAGFPPLAVARAKHAVYTGSDTHLDAGLDIESADFLETMLSDDGLLAMQTYIDLPYDQRRDWLERPTNPGYTGK from the coding sequence ATGAGCATGTGGACGACCGAAACACGGGACGGCGTTGTCGTTGCCCGCTATCACAACCCGCCGATGAATTACTTCTGCGCCGAGGGAGCCCAAGAGCTGAGCCGCCTGATTGACACCTGGCGCGACCCGTCCTATCGCGCCGTGGTGTTAGGCGGCGGGCTGGAGGGCAAATTCATCACCCACTACAGCGTCGAAGAACTCGTCGAGCTGGCCCGCGACCGGGAAAAGATGCGCAGCCTGGGCACCTCGCTGACCGCCGGCTATCACGCCATGCTGCTGCGGCTGCGCAATCTGTCCAAGCCGGTCATCGTGGCCATGAACGGCGATACGATGGGCGGCGGCTTTGAGCTGAGTCTGGCCTGCGATATCCGCATCGGCCAGCGCGGCGACTATCGCTTTGGCCTGCCCGAGGTGAAGCTCGGCATTCTGCCGGGCGGCAGCGGCACCCAGCGCCTGTCGCGCCTGATTGGCGCCGGCCGGGCGATCGAGTTTGTGCTGCGTTCGCGGGTGGTCCGTCCCGAAGAAGCCCTGGACCTGGGCCTGGTCCACGAACTGGCCGATGAGGCCCTGGTCCGCGCCCAGGAGATCGGCCACGAAGTCGCCGGCTTTCCGCCGCTGGCCGTGGCCCGGGCCAAGCACGCCGTCTACACCGGGAGTGACACCCACCTGGACGCCGGCCTGGATATCGAGAGCGCCGACTTCCTGGAGACCATGCTGTCGGACGACGGCCTGCTGGCCATGCAGACCTATATCGACCTGCCCTACGACCAGCGCCGCGACTGGCTCGAACGACCGACCAATCCCGGCTATACGGGCAAATAA
- a CDS encoding isoaspartyl peptidase/L-asparaginase, with the protein MPAALILHGGAGAADPDSRGQRERGLRAAFAAGWNVLHPAGRALDAVISAVAVLEDDPVFNAGLGSCLTQDGTVELDASVMDGASLRVGAVGAVAGVRNPIRLARAVLEDGRHAFVVGPGARRFARERAVPTLSAQSLITARQYQRWRAGRSAARPGTVGAVARDAAGNLAAATSTGGLVHKRSGRVGDSAIIGAGTYADNGLGGCSATGDGEAILRVGLARIAVELLADGREPSWAAQTALRQLDHRTGGEAGLILIDGLGRIGYAQTTPAMSVALSVERQVQLRVA; encoded by the coding sequence ATGCCAGCAGCCCTGATTCTTCACGGCGGGGCGGGCGCCGCAGACCCGGATTCGCGCGGGCAGCGCGAGCGGGGACTGCGCGCAGCCTTTGCGGCCGGCTGGAATGTTCTGCACCCCGCCGGCCGCGCGCTTGACGCGGTCATCAGCGCCGTTGCCGTGCTCGAAGACGATCCGGTCTTTAACGCCGGTCTTGGCTCCTGTCTGACCCAGGACGGCACGGTCGAACTTGACGCCTCGGTCATGGACGGGGCGTCCTTGCGGGTCGGTGCGGTCGGGGCGGTGGCCGGGGTGCGCAATCCGATTCGCCTGGCGCGGGCCGTGCTAGAAGACGGTCGCCACGCCTTTGTGGTCGGTCCGGGTGCCCGGCGCTTCGCCCGTGAGCGGGCGGTGCCGACGCTGTCGGCCCAGAGCCTGATTACCGCCCGGCAGTACCAGCGCTGGCGAGCCGGCCGGAGCGCGGCAAGGCCGGGAACGGTCGGCGCGGTAGCTCGGGACGCGGCCGGCAATCTGGCCGCCGCCACCTCGACCGGCGGCCTGGTGCACAAACGCAGCGGGCGGGTCGGCGATTCGGCTATTATCGGGGCCGGCACCTATGCCGACAACGGACTCGGCGGCTGCTCGGCCACCGGCGACGGTGAGGCCATTCTGCGCGTCGGCCTGGCCCGGATCGCAGTCGAGCTGCTGGCCGACGGCCGGGAGCCGAGCTGGGCGGCCCAGACCGCGCTGCGGCAACTCGACCACCGCACGGGCGGTGAGGCCGGGCTGATTCTGATTGATGGGCTGGGCCGCATCGGCTACGCGCAGACCACGCCGGCCATGAGCGTGGCCCTGTCGGTCGAGCGTCAGGTGCAGCTTCGGGTCGCCTAG
- a CDS encoding acyl-CoA/acyl-ACP dehydrogenase gives MNFGFSEEQEMLRDATRRFLDNECPSSFVRKMMEDDSAHATEMWKKVAEQGWPAILIDEAHGGVGGSFLDMVVILEEMGRSLLPGPFLATALLGTPAILAGGSDEQKSAILPGVAAGETTLSLAVAEKSGRYDAGGVALAATPKGEDFLLSGEKFFVPDAHVADQIVVVARTGQGAAAEDGISLFVVDAKAPGVTVTQLKTVDMTRRQCHVAFQDVAVPAGQVLGQVGAGWPIVQRTLDQAMAGLCAEMVGTGQQALDMAVAYAKERVQFGKPIGSFQAVKHKCVDMMVQVENARSLTYYAAWTVDENVPEARQAVPMAKAYCSDMCKTVTSEAIQVHGGIGFTWEHDMHLFYRRGLASEAAFGSAPVHREVVAQELNL, from the coding sequence ATGAATTTCGGTTTCAGCGAAGAACAAGAGATGCTGCGCGACGCAACCCGCCGGTTTCTCGATAACGAGTGTCCGAGCAGCTTCGTCCGCAAGATGATGGAGGACGACAGCGCCCACGCCACCGAGATGTGGAAAAAAGTGGCCGAGCAGGGCTGGCCGGCCATCCTGATTGACGAAGCTCACGGCGGGGTCGGGGGGAGTTTTCTGGACATGGTGGTGATCCTGGAGGAGATGGGCCGCTCGCTCCTGCCCGGGCCGTTCCTGGCCACCGCCCTGTTGGGAACGCCGGCCATTCTCGCCGGCGGCTCGGACGAGCAGAAGAGTGCCATTCTGCCCGGCGTGGCGGCCGGCGAGACGACCCTGAGCCTGGCCGTGGCCGAAAAGAGCGGCCGCTATGACGCGGGCGGCGTGGCGCTGGCGGCGACGCCCAAGGGCGAGGATTTTTTGCTGTCGGGTGAGAAGTTTTTCGTGCCGGACGCGCATGTGGCGGATCAGATTGTCGTGGTGGCGCGGACCGGGCAGGGCGCGGCGGCCGAGGACGGCATCAGCCTGTTTGTGGTCGATGCCAAGGCGCCCGGGGTGACGGTCACCCAGCTCAAGACGGTCGATATGACCCGCCGCCAGTGCCATGTCGCCTTCCAGGATGTGGCTGTACCCGCCGGCCAGGTCTTGGGCCAGGTTGGCGCGGGCTGGCCGATTGTCCAGCGCACGCTCGACCAGGCCATGGCCGGTCTGTGTGCCGAGATGGTCGGCACCGGCCAGCAGGCGCTCGATATGGCGGTCGCCTACGCCAAGGAGCGGGTCCAGTTCGGCAAGCCGATCGGCAGTTTTCAGGCTGTCAAGCATAAGTGCGTGGACATGATGGTCCAGGTCGAGAACGCCCGTTCGCTGACCTATTATGCAGCCTGGACGGTTGATGAGAATGTGCCCGAAGCCCGTCAGGCTGTACCCATGGCCAAGGCGTATTGCAGCGACATGTGCAAAACCGTGACCAGCGAGGCCATTCAGGTCCACGGCGGCATCGGATTTACCTGGGAGCACGATATGCACCTGTTTTACCGTCGCGGGCTGGCCTCTGAGGCAGCCTTCGGCAGCGCGCCGGTGCACCGCGAGGTGGTGGCCCAGGAGCTGAACCTGTAA
- the eno gene encoding phosphopyruvate hydratase: MKIKSVRGREILDSRGNPTVEADVILTSGLIGRAAAPSGASTGAHEAWELRDRRRKRYGGKGVQQAVAHINTIIAKGLAGKDASDQTGLDRLLCELDGTPNKKKLGANAMIATSLAVAKAAAAASGKPLYRWLGGSRARTLPVPLLNVLNGGAHATNTLDIQEFMIVPLGARSFGDGLRMGAEIFSALKSLLQAKGLSTAVGDEGGVAPDLRSDEQALDLLLDAIERAGYQPGRQIGLALDVAATELYQDGAYVFQKSGGSRRTAAQLVKRYQRWAERYPLVSIEDGLAEDDWQGWQLLTQALGARLQLVGDDLFVTNPQRLARGIEQDVANAILVKVNQIGTLTETLEAVRLAHTHGYATVMSHRSGETEDATIADLAVAVNAGQIKTGSVSRGERTAKYNQLLRIEEQLGKRAVYPGRTVFAKQS, encoded by the coding sequence ATGAAGATCAAGTCTGTCCGGGGTCGAGAGATTCTCGACAGCCGGGGCAACCCCACCGTTGAGGCGGATGTAATTCTGACCAGCGGCCTGATCGGCCGCGCAGCCGCACCGTCCGGCGCCTCGACCGGCGCCCACGAGGCCTGGGAACTGCGTGACCGGCGCAGAAAGCGCTACGGCGGAAAAGGCGTACAACAGGCGGTAGCCCATATCAACACTATCATCGCCAAGGGTTTGGCCGGCAAGGATGCCAGCGATCAAACCGGTCTCGACCGTCTGCTGTGCGAACTCGACGGCACGCCCAACAAGAAAAAGCTGGGCGCCAACGCCATGATCGCCACCTCGCTGGCCGTGGCCAAGGCAGCCGCCGCAGCCAGCGGCAAGCCCCTGTACCGCTGGCTGGGCGGCAGCCGGGCGCGCACCCTGCCGGTTCCGCTGCTGAACGTGCTGAACGGCGGCGCGCACGCCACCAATACCCTCGATATCCAGGAGTTCATGATTGTTCCGCTCGGAGCGCGGTCTTTTGGCGACGGCCTGCGCATGGGCGCCGAGATCTTCAGCGCCCTCAAAAGCCTGCTCCAGGCCAAGGGTCTGAGCACCGCAGTCGGCGACGAGGGCGGGGTCGCGCCCGACCTGCGCTCTGACGAGCAGGCGCTCGACCTGCTGCTCGACGCCATAGAGCGGGCCGGCTACCAGCCCGGCCGTCAGATCGGGCTGGCCCTTGACGTGGCCGCCACCGAACTCTACCAGGATGGCGCCTACGTGTTTCAGAAGTCGGGCGGTAGCCGGCGTACCGCTGCCCAGCTGGTCAAGCGCTATCAGCGCTGGGCCGAGCGCTATCCGCTGGTCTCGATTGAAGACGGCCTGGCCGAGGACGACTGGCAGGGCTGGCAGCTCCTGACCCAGGCCCTGGGCGCCAGGCTGCAGTTGGTCGGCGATGACCTGTTCGTCACCAATCCCCAGCGTCTGGCGCGCGGGATCGAACAGGACGTGGCCAACGCCATCCTGGTCAAGGTCAACCAGATCGGCACCCTGACCGAAACCCTGGAGGCGGTTCGACTGGCCCACACCCACGGCTATGCCACGGTGATGTCCCACCGCTCGGGCGAGACCGAGGACGCCACGATTGCCGACCTGGCGGTGGCCGTAAACGCCGGCCAGATCAAGACCGGCAGCGTCAGCCGTGGTGAGCGGACGGCCAAATACAACCAACTGTTACGCATTGAAGAGCAGCTGGGCAAACGCGCCGTCTACCCCGGGCGAACCGTTTTCGCCAAACAATCCTGA
- a CDS encoding septum formation initiator family protein — MHLVGRFLSLRVVWLPAVLGVYVLLGISTVFGGWGLLHLRGLAQERADLEAAVFARLRESEALRVCMRRLETDDTFLEQLAREEFGFVRPDDIVYRFDAPLDESLPPWQRMCLSRFPANVPVSADDVPRGHGSTASRAP, encoded by the coding sequence ATGCACCTCGTGGGTCGCTTTCTTTCCTTGCGTGTCGTGTGGCTGCCAGCGGTTCTGGGCGTCTATGTGTTGCTCGGCATCTCGACCGTGTTCGGTGGCTGGGGATTGTTGCACCTGCGGGGCTTGGCCCAGGAGCGGGCCGACCTTGAGGCTGCGGTGTTTGCCCGGCTGCGTGAAAGTGAGGCCCTGCGGGTGTGCATGCGGCGGCTGGAGACCGACGACACGTTTCTGGAACAGCTCGCCCGTGAAGAGTTCGGTTTTGTCCGGCCGGATGATATTGTCTACCGCTTTGACGCGCCGCTGGACGAGTCGCTGCCCCCCTGGCAGCGGATGTGTCTGAGCCGTTTCCCGGCCAACGTCCCGGTGTCGGCCGACGATGTCCCCCGTGGCCATGGTTCCACCGCTTCCCGCGCGCCCTAG
- a CDS encoding thiamine pyrophosphate-binding protein: MAKVDGNSLVVRSLKDEGVDTVFYITGGPMVDVASKCIEIGFRSVDCRHEQAASMAAHAYSRVLGKPGVCFAASGPGVTNLITGVGNAFLDAIPVVALGGASAISQDGMGAFQEMDQVGMFKPITKWAERVKDVRRIPELVNKAFRIATSGQPGPVYLDLPGDVLYREVEEEEAPFVKRPHVIPRISADPDLVSQAISLLRGAQRPLVLTGTGLFWSDAMAELREFVEASGIPFFTTPQGRGVIEEDHALSFPGARNRAWKEADVVLVIGTRFNFIIGFGQPPRFAEDVKFIQIDIADEEIGRNRPVDVGIVGDAKTVLRQLINEGADSIQTPADWIEALRGYDQRSQAKSEEIMNTPSSPMHPLQLCKEVREFMDRDAIVVVDGHEILNFARQSVPTHAPGHRVNAGPNGCMGVAAAFGVGAKVAKPDTQVIVLSGDGSFGMNGMEIDTMVRHNIPAIVVISNNGGWAGAGVMNAGRDLGFSRYDEMAKVFGAHGEYVEKPEDIRPALERAAASGKPAVVNVIVDPKARSSTQSFAAYRAI, encoded by the coding sequence ATGGCCAAGGTTGATGGAAATTCTCTTGTCGTAAGATCGCTCAAAGATGAAGGAGTGGATACGGTCTTCTATATCACCGGCGGCCCGATGGTCGATGTGGCCTCGAAGTGCATCGAGATTGGGTTCCGTTCCGTTGACTGTCGTCACGAGCAGGCCGCATCAATGGCCGCGCATGCCTACAGTCGTGTGCTGGGCAAGCCGGGGGTGTGTTTTGCCGCCTCAGGACCGGGCGTGACGAACCTGATCACCGGGGTGGGGAACGCCTTTCTGGATGCGATCCCGGTTGTTGCCCTGGGTGGGGCGAGCGCGATTTCGCAGGATGGCATGGGTGCCTTCCAGGAAATGGATCAGGTCGGCATGTTCAAACCCATCACCAAGTGGGCCGAGCGGGTCAAAGATGTCCGGCGTATCCCAGAGCTGGTGAACAAGGCGTTTCGCATTGCGACCAGCGGCCAGCCGGGACCGGTGTATCTCGATTTGCCGGGGGATGTGCTGTATCGCGAGGTTGAGGAAGAAGAAGCCCCGTTTGTCAAGCGGCCACACGTGATTCCCCGTATCTCCGCCGATCCGGATCTGGTCAGCCAGGCCATTAGCCTGCTCAGAGGCGCCCAGCGTCCGCTGGTCCTGACCGGCACCGGGCTGTTCTGGTCAGACGCCATGGCCGAACTCAGGGAGTTTGTCGAAGCCAGCGGCATTCCGTTTTTTACCACTCCCCAGGGCCGTGGGGTGATTGAAGAAGATCACGCCCTGAGTTTCCCCGGTGCCCGCAACCGCGCCTGGAAGGAAGCCGATGTGGTCCTCGTGATTGGTACGCGTTTTAACTTCATCATCGGTTTCGGCCAGCCGCCGCGTTTTGCCGAGGATGTGAAGTTTATCCAGATCGATATTGCCGACGAAGAGATCGGTCGCAATCGCCCGGTCGATGTCGGCATCGTGGGCGACGCCAAAACGGTCTTGCGCCAGTTGATCAACGAAGGCGCCGACAGCATCCAGACGCCGGCCGACTGGATTGAGGCGCTGCGCGGCTATGACCAGCGCTCGCAGGCAAAATCCGAAGAGATCATGAATACGCCTTCTTCGCCGATGCATCCGTTGCAGCTGTGTAAAGAAGTCCGTGAATTCATGGATCGGGACGCCATTGTGGTGGTTGACGGGCACGAAATTTTGAATTTCGCCCGTCAGTCAGTGCCGACCCACGCGCCCGGCCATCGGGTCAACGCTGGTCCCAATGGTTGTATGGGCGTTGCGGCCGCATTTGGCGTCGGCGCCAAAGTCGCCAAGCCGGATACCCAGGTCATCGTGCTCAGCGGTGACGGCTCGTTCGGCATGAACGGCATGGAAATCGACACCATGGTGCGTCACAACATCCCGGCCATCGTTGTGATCAGCAATAATGGTGGCTGGGCTGGCGCGGGAGTGATGAACGCCGGGCGTGACCTGGGCTTCAGTCGCTACGACGAGATGGCCAAGGTGTTTGGCGCGCACGGTGAATATGTGGAAAAACCCGAGGACATCCGGCCCGCGCTTGAACGGGCGGCTGCCTCTGGAAAACCGGCCGTGGTCAACGTCATCGTCGATCCAAAGGCCCGCTCGTCAACGCAGTCGTTTGCCGCCTACCGGGCGATTTAA
- a CDS encoding leucine-rich repeat domain-containing protein has translation MKKQFKRLDDPLLPFMHDDPEVAASLPDRTVAFPADRSMGELFVRKVFAPEVYAFWEKSGRAQGQVEIAAGKELRLNVTPQASADLSPLAGLAANALQYLQLSGTRVANAGLEHIRHLSGLRVLWLYDTRISDAGLPLLQGLSSLRVLNLRSTLVSKGGIRQLQEFLTHCEIRQPWN, from the coding sequence ATGAAGAAACAATTCAAACGTCTTGACGACCCGCTGCTGCCGTTCATGCACGACGACCCCGAGGTCGCCGCCTCGCTGCCGGACCGGACGGTGGCCTTTCCGGCCGACCGTTCGATGGGCGAGCTGTTCGTCCGCAAGGTCTTTGCGCCCGAGGTGTACGCCTTTTGGGAGAAGTCCGGCCGGGCCCAGGGGCAGGTTGAGATCGCGGCCGGCAAGGAACTGCGTCTGAACGTCACGCCTCAGGCGTCGGCCGACTTGTCGCCGCTGGCCGGCCTGGCGGCCAACGCCCTGCAATACCTCCAGCTGTCCGGCACCCGGGTAGCGAATGCCGGGCTTGAGCACATCAGGCACCTGAGCGGCCTGCGCGTGTTGTGGCTGTACGACACCCGTATCAGCGACGCCGGGCTGCCCCTGCTTCAGGGCCTGAGCAGCCTGCGGGTGCTGAACCTGCGCAGCACCCTGGTCAGCAAGGGCGGCATCCGTCAGCTTCAGGAATTTCTCACTCATTGCGAGATCCGCCAACCCTGGAACTGA